One window from the genome of Streptomyces cadmiisoli encodes:
- the glmM gene encoding phosphoglucosamine mutase, translating into MGRLFGTDGVRGVANADLTAEMALGLSVAAAHVLAEAGTFAGHRPTAVVGRDPRASGEFLEAAVVAGLASAGVDVLRVGVLPTPAVAHLTGALGADLGVMLSASHNAMPDNGIKFFARGGHKLPDDIENRIESVYEEHRTGAPWDRPTGAGVGRVRDYTEGFDQYVAHLLDVLPHRLDGLRIVLDEAHGAAAGVSPEAFRRAGAEVVTIGAEPDGLNINDGCGSTHLDPVKAAVLEHGADLGIAHDGDADRCLAVDHTGAEVDGDQILAVLALAMRERSALRADTVVATVMSNLGFKLAMEREGIHLVQTAVGDRYVLEEMKEHGYALGGEQSGHVIILDHATTGDGTLTGLLLAARVAQSGRSLRELAAVMERLPQVLINVPDVDKTRVKTSADLAAAVAEAERELGATGRVLLRPSGTEPLVRVMVEAADIDQARSVAGRLADAVKSALG; encoded by the coding sequence GTGGGACGACTCTTCGGCACGGACGGCGTTCGTGGTGTCGCCAACGCGGATCTGACGGCCGAGATGGCGCTCGGTCTGTCCGTCGCGGCGGCTCACGTGCTGGCCGAGGCGGGCACCTTCGCGGGCCACCGGCCGACCGCGGTGGTGGGGCGGGACCCGCGTGCGTCCGGGGAGTTCCTGGAGGCCGCCGTGGTCGCCGGTCTGGCCAGCGCCGGTGTGGACGTCCTGCGGGTCGGTGTGCTGCCGACGCCGGCCGTCGCCCACCTCACCGGGGCGCTCGGTGCCGACCTCGGTGTGATGCTCTCCGCCAGCCACAACGCCATGCCCGACAACGGCATCAAGTTCTTCGCGCGCGGCGGTCACAAACTGCCCGACGACATCGAGAACCGCATCGAGTCCGTCTACGAGGAGCACCGCACCGGAGCGCCCTGGGACCGGCCGACCGGCGCCGGTGTCGGCCGGGTGCGGGACTACACCGAGGGATTCGACCAGTACGTCGCCCACCTCCTGGACGTCCTGCCGCACCGGCTGGACGGACTGCGGATCGTCCTCGACGAGGCGCACGGCGCCGCCGCCGGGGTCTCGCCGGAGGCGTTCCGGCGGGCCGGTGCCGAGGTCGTCACGATCGGTGCCGAACCGGACGGACTCAACATCAACGACGGCTGCGGCTCCACCCACCTCGACCCGGTCAAGGCCGCCGTGCTGGAGCACGGGGCCGACCTCGGCATCGCGCACGACGGCGACGCCGACCGCTGCCTGGCCGTGGACCACACCGGTGCGGAGGTCGACGGCGACCAGATCCTGGCCGTGCTCGCGCTGGCGATGCGGGAACGTTCCGCGCTGCGGGCCGACACGGTGGTGGCGACCGTGATGTCCAACCTCGGATTCAAGCTCGCCATGGAGCGCGAGGGGATCCACCTCGTGCAGACGGCGGTGGGGGACCGCTACGTCCTGGAGGAGATGAAGGAGCACGGTTACGCGCTCGGCGGCGAGCAGTCCGGGCACGTGATCATCCTGGACCACGCCACGACGGGTGACGGCACGCTCACCGGGCTGCTGCTGGCCGCGCGGGTCGCGCAGAGCGGGCGTTCGCTGCGGGAGCTGGCCGCCGTGATGGAGCGGCTGCCGCAGGTGCTGATCAATGTGCCGGACGTGGACAAGACGCGGGTGAAGACGTCCGCGGACCTCGCCGCCGCCGTCGCGGAGGCCGAGCGGGAGCTCGGGGCCACCGGGCGGGTGCTGCTGCGGCCGTCGGGCACCGAGCCGCTGGTGCGGGTGATGGTCGAGGCGGCGGACATCGACCAGGCCCGTTCGGTGGCCGGGCGGCTGGCCGATGCGGTGAAGTCCGCCCTGGGATGA
- the rpsI gene encoding 30S ribosomal protein S9, translating to MAETTAEQPLEELDIDSYTTESEVPVEGEYTSESMASRFGEPQPAAGLGRRKNAIARVRIVPGTGKWKINGRTLEDYFPNKVHQQEVNEPFKVLELEGRYDVIARIAGGGVSGQAGALRLGVARALNEADVDNNRGALKKAGFLRRDDRAVERKKAGLKKARKAPQYSKR from the coding sequence GTGGCCGAGACCACTGCCGAGCAGCCGCTCGAAGAGCTTGACATCGACAGCTACACCACCGAGTCCGAGGTCCCCGTCGAGGGCGAGTACACCTCGGAGTCGATGGCGTCCCGTTTCGGCGAGCCCCAGCCGGCCGCCGGCCTGGGCCGTCGCAAGAACGCCATCGCCCGTGTCCGGATCGTCCCGGGCACCGGCAAGTGGAAGATCAACGGTCGCACCCTTGAGGACTACTTCCCCAACAAGGTGCACCAGCAGGAAGTCAACGAGCCCTTCAAGGTTCTGGAGCTCGAGGGCCGCTACGACGTCATCGCCCGCATCGCCGGTGGCGGTGTCTCCGGTCAGGCCGGTGCGCTCCGTCTCGGTGTCGCCCGCGCGCTGAACGAGGCCGACGTCGACAACAACCGCGGCGCGCTCAAGAAGGCCGGCTTCCTGCGCCGCGACGACCGTGCGGTCGAGCGCAAGAAGGCCGGTCTGAAGAAGGCCCGCAAGGCTCCGCAGTACAGCAAGCGCTAA
- the rplM gene encoding 50S ribosomal protein L13: MRTYSPKPGDVTRQWHVIDAQDIVLGRLATTAATLLRGKHKPIYAPHIDAGDFVIVINADKVHLSGNKRTQKMAYRHSGYPGGLRSVRYDELLEKNPEKAIEKAVKGMLPKNTLGRQMLSKLKVYRGENHPHAAQQPVPFEITQVAQ, translated from the coding sequence GTGCGTACGTACAGCCCCAAGCCCGGCGATGTGACGCGCCAGTGGCACGTCATCGACGCTCAGGACATCGTCCTGGGTCGTCTCGCCACCACCGCAGCGACCCTTCTCCGGGGCAAGCACAAGCCGATCTACGCCCCGCACATCGACGCTGGTGACTTCGTCATCGTCATCAACGCCGACAAGGTGCACCTGTCCGGCAACAAGCGGACCCAGAAGATGGCGTACCGCCACTCCGGCTACCCGGGTGGTCTGCGCTCCGTCCGCTACGACGAGCTGCTGGAGAAGAACCCCGAGAAGGCCATCGAGAAGGCCGTCAAGGGCATGCTCCCCAAGAACACCCTGGGCCGTCAGATGCTCTCGAAGCTGAAGGTCTACCGCGGCGAGAACCACCCGCACGCTGCCCAGCAGCCGGTTCCGTTCGAGATCACCCAGGTCGCGCAGTAA